The following proteins are encoded in a genomic region of Bombus pyrosoma isolate SC7728 linkage group LG1, ASM1482585v1, whole genome shotgun sequence:
- the LOC122571492 gene encoding uncharacterized protein LOC122571492, with translation MESKRGCCAPAFSSISPSAGNEPQSNRYQTIKPVTECCSLRKCKYAKSQVETEFCNTQRLLDRIRHLKNSIQELECAQQQIRHRVKERKDAPCQTQDSLRPDVNDFREILDNCIKEMTKLKRFFDDENFWWKIFKKRNFNCCEQKLPHLHGYLDGTMVTLKILEEKIEPNDGFVTSTPIKSGSSSHSAEPTTQKRKYGEQDEDEVEGRPRKYVDASVNTEKIDDSYQDRNPVIYKKHQDNPGSSKAKKEDAEVYQEQHDSGEPQTSKDNHAVDTTMRLSRNWYTKNAMDVENTERPSVTFNSENMAKRSIIAADISTSMDILPNVQHRTMKPSIKGLKNVMERNFSVRNSFTKEQKGKIKKQGNH, from the exons ATG GAATCAAAACGAGGATGCTGCGCGCCTGCTTTCTCTTCGATTTCCCCTTCGGCCGGTAATGAACCACAGAGCAATCGTTATCAGACGATCAAACCAGTAACAGAATGCTGCAGCCTGAGGAAGTGTAAGTACGCGAAATCGCAAGTAGAGACGGAATTTTGCAACACACAGAGATTGCTCGACAGGATTCGTCACTTGAAGAATAGTATTCAGGAGTTGGAATGTGCTCAGCAACAAATTAGAcac aGAGTTAAGGAGAGGAAAGACGCTCCTTGTCAAACGCAAGATTCATTACGACCGGATGTAAATGATTTCCGAGAAATTTTAGACAATTGTATCAAAGAAATGACGAAGCTGAAAAGATTTTTCGATGACGAAAATTTCTGGTGGAAGATAttcaagaaacgaaatttcaactGCTGCGAACAGAAATTACCACATTTGCATGGTTACTTGGATGGAACTATGGTTACTTTGAAGATATTGGAGGAAAAGATCGAA cCGAACGATGGTTTCGTTACTTCAACACCGATAAAATCAGGTTCTTCGTCACATTCGGCTGAACCAACCACTCAGAAAAGAAAGTATGGGGAGCAAGACGAAGATGAGGTTGAGGGACGTCCTAGAAAATACGTAGATGCGTCCGTGAATACTGAGaa AATTGACGATTCTTATCAAGATCGAAATcctgttatttataaaaaacatCAAGACAATCCAGGAAGTTCAAAGGCAAAGAAGGAGGATGCAGAGGTCTACCAAGAGCAACATGATTCAGGGGAACCACAAACGTCAAAAGATAATCACGCGGTTGATACTACAa TGAGATTATCTAGAAATTGGTACACTAAGAATGCCATGGATGTTGAAAATACGGAGAGACCATCGGTTACATTTAATAGCGAGAATATGGCGAAAAGATCAATTATTGCTGCTGATATCAGCACATCGATGGATATACTACcg aaCGTTCAACATAGGACTATGAAACCTTCGATTAAAGGCTTAAAGAACGTAatggaaagaaacttttcagtcAGAAATTCCTTTACGAAAGAGCAGAAAGGAAAGATTAAGAAACAAGGAAACCATTAA
- the LOC122571503 gene encoding uncharacterized protein LOC122571503 produces MHKESVVDIGTGNKKGILKMKNNEDEPATLNEINNYQSMPSGAPKNIEQLSNVEPAGCYTDRRRKNVRDFKTKFRPPFFRRGCSKHCTGYRKDLDTSSFELTVCKSVKKNNLAHRIKRSKRKFQQFSNQVKKRTTESVKKIRKVYRDFAARRVMGFNCDLNKCPSTIIECSTTSCTEPTMLFNKFHKLRDPEKMTRDQEEEYDSIYCPTTRAGATDHEFKVLKDQSVGTSVDKETST; encoded by the exons atGCATAAAGAATCTGTGGTCGACATCGGAACAGGGAATAAAAAAGGGATATTGAAGATGAAGAACAACGAGGACGAACCGGCTAcattgaatgaaataaataactatCAATCGATGCCTTCCGGTGCTCCCAAAAACATAGAACAATTGTCGAACGTAGAACCAGCAGGGTGTTATACGGATCGACGTCGTAAAAATGTGAGAGATTTTAAGACGAAATTTAGGCCGCCATTTTTCCGACGAGGATGCTCGAAACATTGTACGGGTTACAGAAAGGATTTGGACACCTCTAG TTTCGAATTGACAGTGTGCAAATCggtaaaaaagaataatttggCGCACAGGATAAAAAGAAGCAAGAGGAAGTTCCAGCAATTTTCAAATCAAGTAAAA AAAAGAACTACGGAGTctgtaaagaaaataagaaaagtgtACAGGGACTTCGCTGCAAGGAGAGTAATGGGGTTCAACTGCGATTTAAACAAGTGCCCGAGCACCATAATAGAGTGCAGCACGACATCCTGCACGGAACCTACTATGCTGTTCAACAAGTTTCACAAACTGAGGGATCCTGAGAAAATGACAAGGGACCAGGAAGAAGAATATGACAGCATATATTGTCCGACAACTCGCGCAGGAGCGACGGATCACGAATTCAAGGTGCTGAAGGATCAATCTGTGGGAACGAGCGTTGACAAAGAAACGAGCACTTAA